A window of Candidatus Binatia bacterium genomic DNA:
GCGTCACACAGGTAGCAGTAGGTCGCCTTCAGTTTTCTGATTGCCTCGATGTCCTCTAGCACTTGCACCCGGGCCAAAAGCTCCTTCATCGACATGGTCAGTCCTCCGTTTCTTGCCAAGTGTCACGTTCGCGCGATGACGTCCGCCAGCTGCTGGTAAAGGGCATGGTTGCCGGCCACCTTGAGCTTGCCGCTCGTCCAGGCATTGAAGGGCTTGATCTCACCGCGTTGAATGGCCGCCCAGTCTTCGGCCGCGATGGTGATGGTCGCATCGGGGCGGTCGGCCTGTCCTTCATGGCGGACGATCTGGCCTTTGTCGGCCACGACATACCAATCCCTGCCGCCTGATCCCGTCAGGCGCAATTGCACGATTCCCGAAACCTCTTCGCTGCGCGCCGCCGCGTTTCTCGGTGCGGTGGGCATCGGCAGATTCAACAAACTCGCGATTCTCTGGGTACAGAAGTTATCGACAATCGGGTCTTCGCCGGGCAACTCGATGCCCATCTTCAGCAAGTTCTTCTGCACCCGGAGCACCGTGAGCGCGGCGCGGACGGTGGCGAACACCTCGTTGTAGAAGAAATTCTCCACCCGCCAGCCGGTCAGCTCCTCGTAGCGCTGGATCGTTTCTGCCGTGGTGGGGAAGCCATCCAAACGGGGCACGCCGGTGCCTTCGCTGAGCAACCAGTCCAGGGCGATCATGAATGCCAGGTCGGTTTCCGGATCCCCCAGCGTCGCCGCGTCCCAGTCGAGCACGGCGAGGACATCGCCATCCGGGCTGAACATCGTGTTGGGCAATCGGGCATCACCCCAGCACAAGGTCACGCGCGCCGGCGCGTAGCGGTTCTTCTTCAGCCACTCCAAGGACGCTTCGAGGATCGGCTGTCGCTCCTCCTTCGCCCAGTTGAGGTAGCACTCCCAGTAGTCGAGTTCCTGGTCCACCGGCCCGGTGCCCTGCGTAGGAACACCGAGAAACGACAGCCCTCGCTGCTGCCAGTCCAGCTTGTGAATGTTGGCCATCGCCCGCAGCGTCCCCCACCACATCTTGGCTCGCAACTCGGGTGTTGCGTCATGACAGATCCCGGAGGAATGGTACGGGGGATACTCGGAAGGCACGACCCCCGTGATCTTACCCATGATGTAGAAGGGGAAGCCGAGCGGGGCTTCATCCTGTTCCATCCAGTAGACTCTCGGAACCGGCACATTCGTACCTTGCAGGCATTGCATGATGCGGAACTGGCGTTCCAGCTTGAAGTCCGGATACACGGGATAGGAAGTTACGGCGCTGCGGAACAACATGCCCGCGGTGTGCTGCTCCCCCGCTTCCTGCCAGCGCAGCGTGAAAGGAATACTCACGTTGGTGAAGCCCGCGCCGACGCGTTCGATGTCCGAGATGGACAGATCT
This region includes:
- a CDS encoding phosphotransferase; the encoded protein is MLSHDVDLSDLQPKLIAWLQRQMPQARDLSISDIERVGAGFTNVSIPFTLRWQEAGEQHTAGMLFRSAVTSYPVYPDFKLERQFRIMQCLQGTNVPVPRVYWMEQDEAPLGFPFYIMGKITGVVPSEYPPYHSSGICHDATPELRAKMWWGTLRAMANIHKLDWQQRGLSFLGVPTQGTGPVDQELDYWECYLNWAKEERQPILEASLEWLKKNRYAPARVTLCWGDARLPNTMFSPDGDVLAVLDWDAATLGDPETDLAFMIALDWLLSEGTGVPRLDGFPTTAETIQRYEELTGWRVENFFYNEVFATVRAALTVLRVQKNLLKMGIELPGEDPIVDNFCTQRIASLLNLPMPTAPRNAAARSEEVSGIVQLRLTGSGGRDWYVVADKGQIVRHEGQADRPDATITIAAEDWAAIQRGEIKPFNAWTSGKLKVAGNHALYQQLADVIART